ATACTTTAAATAACATGCGTGTAGACGAACAATCCAAACGGCATTTAGGCAACCTCAACAAAACCTTATTTTTGGACGAGCAAAACCGTTTCATTTTGCGCAGTTTCCTGCAATCCGTCCCCGTTATTCAGTAATAGAACCGTCGACAGAAGGAGCATCAGGGTCAATACAGCGGCGGAACTCAGGAAACGAGAGTAACAGGTTTTAATTGAGATCGTATTTCCAATATCTTTGAACATCAGCTGCATTTTGCCCTCCCAATAAGCTAGTTGATGAGGCAGAAAGTAACGCACTTTAAAAGTGAATAACAAGCGTATTGATTGAAAATTATTTTCCAAAATGCACGATAAAAGTTTAAATTGTAGGCCTGACGCCTCTTGCCCGACATAACCTACTATATCTTGAGGGTTCCCGATCATACCATCATGTGGATTTTCAATTTTTTCTTTAGCAACTAATAGTATGCAGAAGAAAATGTAGCGGAAAAGCCGAATCGCCGATGCAATTCGACTGAAATTGAAGATCAAGATGCCGCTGCAAATGATGTATGCGTTGGCACCAGTATAGAGAAACGATCCGCAAGACCGGCAAGACAGGTCTGGTGAAGCTGGTCGGCCTTGATAATTGTCCCCTCTGGCCCAGGAAGATCCCGCGTAGCGCAGGCCTCAGTTACAATCGTTGTCCGATATCCCAAATCCAAAGCGGCCCGGGCAGTAGAACTCACACACATATGTGTCATGAAGCCAACAAGAATAAGGTTGGTTTTCCCCAACCTTTCCAAAAGAGTATTTAATTGAGTACCTGCAAAGGCATTCGGTAACCCCTTTTCGACAATCAACTCATCCCCTTTGGGCGCGACCAGCGCGGCTATTGCTCCCTTTCCGCCTTCAGATCGGTCAAAAAGCCCGCCCGCTTGCCCTTTATGGGCAATATGAATGATGTCAGACCCTGCAACGCGACAGGCTTCCAACATTCTCGCAGCTTCTTGCAAAGCAACATGGGCATTGGGAAGCGCAAGGGCCCCATCAATATATTCCTGCTGGCAATCAATCAGAATTAAAACTGCCTCTTCCAGAGCGGGCGGTGTCATATCCGCACCAGATAGCGATAATAGTGTTTCAGGCATCTTCATAAATCCATCCCTTTCAAGTGAACCAACAGCATAAACCTGCAATTTTGCATTTATATTCTTTATAATGCCGATCCGTTATGCAAATATGCATGCATGGACTGGAATGATTTACGATACCTGCTTGCCGTTCATCGATGCGGCACGTTATCTGCGGCCGCCAAGGCGCTAAAGGTCAATCAAACAACAGCAGGGCGAAGGCTTCAGAAACTGGAAGCAGACCTGCAGCAAAAGCTATTCAAACGATCCGAAAACAGAATGTCACTGACGGAAGAAGGGCACATCCTTTTGCGCGCGGCAGAAAGCATTGAACAAACCGCGCTTTCCGTTGAAAATCAACTGAAAGGAAGTAATGCGCTGACTGGCCCTGTACGCGTTACAGCTGTTGAAAGCCTGATCAATCAAATCATCATGCCGTCACTGTCTGAATTTCAGGAAACCCACCCGAATATCGAGCTTTCGCTTATTGGCAGTAGCGAAAATCTGGGTATTGATCGCTTTGAAGCTGACATTGCTGTTCGTTTGGCTCGGCCCGAGAGCGGAGCAATGACAATCCGAAAACTGGCCGATATCGGTTTTTCTGTTTACCATCACAGAAGCCATGACGTTAAGACGCTTGCCACCAACGGTCCGGCCTGGGCTGTTTATGATAAAATATATGAAGACCTTCCTGAAATGAAATGGATCCACACCAATTACCCGAATGTCCATATTGGCCTTCGGTGCCCGTCAGCGGCCTCCATCCTGAACGCCGTTCTGCACACAAAAATGTCGGGTATTCTACCCTGTTTCATGGGGGACACCCATCCGGACCTTATCCGTCTAAGTGGCGAAAAGCCGATCCTGTACCGGGAAGCCTGGATTGCAACGCATCCGGATCTTTACCAAACACAGAGAATACAGGCCGGTTTTAGTTGGCTAAAAGCCACATTTTTCGCTCAACAGGAAAGACTACGGGGGCTTCGATCTTAAAGGATGTCCTGAAACTTTTTTAGCAAGTTAATCAGTTGCTGGTGATTGCGGGCCCCTAATCCATCGATAAACTTCTGTTCCATTTTGACCACCTGTTCCCGTAAAACTGCAAGTTCCGACTGGCCTTTTTCAGTTAAGGACACAGCATAAGCACGTTTATCGCGCTCAACGGGTTCGCGGGTGATCAAATTGTTTTTTTCAAACTGATTTAAAATTGGTACCAGCGAAGAACGGTCCAAACCTGCTGCCCAAGCAATCGCGGACTGGGTT
This region of Sneathiella aquimaris genomic DNA includes:
- a CDS encoding cysteine hydrolase family protein yields the protein MKMPETLLSLSGADMTPPALEEAVLILIDCQQEYIDGALALPNAHVALQEAARMLEACRVAGSDIIHIAHKGQAGGLFDRSEGGKGAIAALVAPKGDELIVEKGLPNAFAGTQLNTLLERLGKTNLILVGFMTHMCVSSTARAALDLGYRTTIVTEACATRDLPGPEGTIIKADQLHQTCLAGLADRFSILVPTHTSFAAAS
- a CDS encoding LysR family transcriptional regulator, translating into MDWNDLRYLLAVHRCGTLSAAAKALKVNQTTAGRRLQKLEADLQQKLFKRSENRMSLTEEGHILLRAAESIEQTALSVENQLKGSNALTGPVRVTAVESLINQIIMPSLSEFQETHPNIELSLIGSSENLGIDRFEADIAVRLARPESGAMTIRKLADIGFSVYHHRSHDVKTLATNGPAWAVYDKIYEDLPEMKWIHTNYPNVHIGLRCPSAASILNAVLHTKMSGILPCFMGDTHPDLIRLSGEKPILYREAWIATHPDLYQTQRIQAGFSWLKATFFAQQERLRGLRS
- a CDS encoding MarR family winged helix-turn-helix transcriptional regulator, producing the protein MSVKSRQKKTSESAHKAMELGPLETNVGYFMRKSVLAAQSSFLKESGVKLLTGQYSVMEIIAQNPGRTQSAIAWAAGLDRSSLVPILNQFEKNNLITREPVERDKRAYAVSLTEKGQSELAVLREQVVKMEQKFIDGLGARNHQQLINLLKKFQDIL